From Lytechinus pictus isolate F3 Inbred chromosome 6, Lp3.0, whole genome shotgun sequence, the proteins below share one genomic window:
- the LOC129262804 gene encoding uncharacterized protein LOC129262804 has protein sequence MAARFPEGNQVQLRPRKGHDMKWSCDKHGEPIAFYCKKHGLPVCDRCAIKEHCQKPCELDDIEDVIFERRKKLDEKRPKIQELQKQMKAVNLKIKTALAFSDTNLQTINNNIQASYHNEIKSVKEKEDRMIRVINEEADEEIRLVNEKREKRIKDCHIEIEKEQKIIKDKEAKLLSDAKTITKIVSKKIKDLTIKSQHVINTIKNIESNITRINQHDETLVNEAPQVLASIDENLSLNVHQNVSDCLDRIESEVERVKFVEGEAGGEYYSRIDGYIGKWELARSIHIPSVVNKPCVCSLFSEDEICVQDRGNNDMYVTNINTQHTEKVIDEGVLITSCAPIDSNVIVCGKDSDDCMGDRLDGCITLYDRQWKVIRDITIPRNEDGLSVYVYVDVDRDGMIIAAQDDQSNIYVINPANDKIVNTITMQGKEVWDGIQALSSGDIVVTTDDNEYTVISRSGEEKAVIHCDEWGLSECRVDKLTDTLYIAYWDRERNTYAVDQVSRDGIIQARRIMEYVESDRHSFISPCLVTPSGNLVGCDGDKLHLYKKTFVL, from the coding sequence ATGGCGGCAAGATTTCCTGAAGGAAACCAAGTTCAGCTCCGACCTCGAAAAGGTCATGACATGAAATGGTCATGTGACAAGCATGGTGAGCCAATCGCATTTTACTGTAAGAAACACGGACTACCCGTATGTGATCGATGCGCTATCAAAGAACATTGCCAAAAACCATGTGAGCTAGACGATATCGAGGATGTCATCTTTGAGAGGAGAAAAAAACTGGATGAGAAACGGCCAAAAATACAGGAACTTCAGAAACAAATGAAAGccgtaaatttaaaaataaagacaGCTTTAGCTTTCAGTGATACTAATCTACAGACAATAAACAACAACATTCAAGCATCGTATCACAACGAGATCAAATCTGTTAAGGAAAAGGAGGACAGAATGATTAGGGTGATTAACGAGGAGGCAGATGAGGAAATAAGACTCGTTAATGAGAAGAGAGAAAAACGGATCAAGGACTGCCACATCGAGATAGAAAAGGAGCAAAAAATCATTAAAGACAAAGAAGCAAAACTTCTATCAGATGCAAAAACAATCACCAAAATCGTTTCTAAGAAGATCAAAGATCTAACTATTAAGAGTCAGCATGTCATAAACACTATTAAGAATATTGAATCCAACATCACACGTATAAACCAACATGATGAAACATTGGTGAATGAAGCTCCTCAAGTACTTGCATCTATTGATGAAAATCTAAGTTTGAATGTTCATCAAAATGTGAGCGACTGTCTTGACCGAATAGAGAGTGAAGTTGAGAGAGTGAAGTTTGTAGAGGGGGAAGCAGGTGGAGAATACTATAGTAGAATTGATGGGTATATCGGTAAATGGGAACTTGCCAGGTCAATCCACATTCCATCGGTTGTTAATAAGCCGTGCGTGTGTAGTTTGTTCAGTGAGGATGAGATATGTGTGCAAGACAGAGGTAACAATGACATGTATGTTACAAACATTAACACTCAACACACAGAGAAAGTCATTGATGAAGGTGTGTTGATTACATCATGTGCGCCCATAGACAGTAACGTAATAGTATGTGGTAAGGATAGCGATGATTGCATGGGTGACAGGTTGGATGGATGCATCACTCTCTATGACAGACAATGGAAGGTGATTAGAGACATCACCATACCAAGGAATGAAGACGGTTTAAGTGTGTATGTGTATGTTGATGTTGACAGGGATGGGATGATCATCGCTGCTCAGGACGATCAGTCTAATATCTACGTTATCAATCCTGCTAATGATAAGATAGTAAACACTATTACGATGCAGGGTAAGGAGGTGTGGGATGGGATACAAGCCTTGTCATCAGGTGATATCGTTGTGACGACAGATGATAATGAATACACTGTCATCTCACGATCAGGAGAAGAGAAGGCTGTCATACACTGTGATGAGTGGGGTCTGTCAGAGTGTCGCGTTGACAAACTGACAGACACACTCTACATCGCGTATTGGGATAGAGAGCGTAATACCTACGCAGTTGATCAGGTGTCACGTGATGGTATCATCCAGGCAAGGAGGATCATGGAATATGTGGAATCAGATCGCCATAGCTTCATTAGCCCTTGTCTTGTTACTCCTTCTGGTAACCTCGTAGGATGTGATGGAGACAAACTTCATCTTTACAAGAAGACATTCGTCTTGTAA
- the LOC129263666 gene encoding glycine N-methyltransferase-like codes for MSQSIKVINSCDDEKVVLRLGVLTERSNGFKQWLLHHLRSRNCSRVLDVACGTGGDSLFLLKHGFQVVSSDSAEAMLRQARHARKSYESEQQHGTWDIEKANWLTLKADLGDYGEFDAVLCMGNSLLCLTDPTPNFGLYRRCLENFKSMLKPGGVLLLDHRNIDVIMDLGDPINKNVYFREDNIKRISSAIVHSHGQADVVNFTFDMLVNSHTSEDVEKITNDLDMSPGNNNEVDIEKVSVPLQAIRAQQLATLLAEVFGENCERALYGDFKSAFTISDTAYFQHVITKKK; via the exons ATGTCTCAATCGATCAAAGTTATCAACTCTTGTGACGATGAGAAGGTTGTTCTGAGATTGGGAGTGTTGACTGAGAGATCGAATGGATTCAAGCAATGGCTACTTCATCATCTTCGATCTCGTAACTGTAGTCGGGTGCTGGACGTAGCGTGTGGAACAGG AGGggattctctttttcttttgaagCACGGTTTCCAAGTCGTCAGCTCAGACAGCGCTGAGGCGATGCTACGCCAGGCAAGGCATGCCAGGAAATCATATGAGAGTGAACAGCAACATGGAACCTGGG ATATCGAGAAGGCCAATTGGTTGACCTTGAAGGCGGACCTTGGTGATTATGGTGAATTCGATGCCGTTCTCTGCATGGGAAACTCGCTGCTTTGTCTTACCGATCCGACACCAAACTTCGGTCTCTACCGACGCTGCCTTGAGAATTTCAAATCGATGCTCAAACCAGGAGGTGTACTTTTATTGGACCATCGGAATATTGACGTCATCATGGACCTCGGCGATCCTATCAACAAGAACGTTTACTTCAGG GAAGACAACATTAAGAGAATTTCTTCAGCGATTGTGCACTCACATGGTCAAGCAGACGTGGTCAATTTTACCTTCGATATGCTTGTTAATAGTCACACTAGTGAAGACGTAGAAAAGATCACAAATGACCTCGATATGTCTCCAGGAAATAACAACGAGGTAGACATTGAAAA AGTTTCTGTGCCACTACAAGCAATTCGAGCTCAGCAACTTGCTACCTTGCTTGCTGAAGTATTTGGAGAGAATTGCGAGCGGGCCCTCTACGGTGATTTCAAGTCAGCTTTCACAATTTCCGACACGGCATATTTCCAACATGTAATTACAAAAAAGAAGTGA
- the LOC129263665 gene encoding mitochondrial potassium channel ATP-binding subunit-like isoform X3, which translates to MERFYDVTAGSIRIDGIEVPDLDASWLRGRTIGYINQEPTLFATSIRENIRYGDPQATDTEVEEAAKLANAHDFIQDFPNGYDTVLGERGATISGGQKQRIAIARALIKRPSILILDEATSALDAEAERLVQDTINKVSRGRTVLIIAHRLSTIQNADVIAVLADGKIQEIGSHTELMKKKGMYADLVHRQASQDY; encoded by the exons ATGGAGAGGTTTTATGATGTCACTGCAGGAAGTATAAGGATTGATGGGATAGAGGTTCCTGACCTGGATGCCAGCTGGCTACGAGGAAGAACGATAGGATACATCAACCAA GAACCCACACTCTTTGCTACATCTATCAGAGAAAACATCAGGTATGGGGATCCACAAGCTACAGACACAGAG GTAGAAGAAGCTGCTAAGTTAGCCAATGCTCATGATTTCATCCAAGACTTTCCAAACGGATATGACACAGTCCTAGGGGAGAGAGGAGCTACTATATCAGGCGGTCAGAAACAAAG GATAGCGATTGCAAGGGCATTAATCAAGAGGCCTTCAATATTAATTCTTGATGAAGCAACAAGTGCACTCGATGCAGAAGCTGAGAGACTTGTGCAGGACACTATTAATAAAGTATCAAGAG GTCGTACAGTGCTAATCATTGCTCATCGGCTTAGTACAATACAGAACGCAGATGTTATAGCTGTACTTGCAGATGGCAAAATTCaagag ATTGGCAGTCATACTGAACTAATGAAGAAGAAAGGAATGTATGCTGACCTTGTACACCGGCAAGCTTCTCAGGACTATTAA
- the LOC129263665 gene encoding mitochondrial potassium channel ATP-binding subunit-like isoform X1, protein MQVLEELHSPMFHHVVLKDFTLSCPRGKVIAICGPSGAGKSTVTALMERFYDVTAGSIRIDGIEVPDLDASWLRGRTIGYINQEPTLFATSIRENIRYGDPQATDTEVEEAAKLANAHDFIQDFPNGYDTVLGERGATISGGQKQRIAIARALIKRPSILILDEATSALDAEAERLVQDTINKVSRGRTVLIIAHRLSTIQNADVIAVLADGKIQEIGSHTELMKKKGMYADLVHRQASQDY, encoded by the exons ATGCAAGTACTTGAGGAGCTTCATTCACCAATGTTTCATCAT GTAGTACTCAAAGACTTCACGCTGAGCTGCCCCAGAGGAAAGGTAATCGCCATCTGTGGTCCCTCAGGGGCCGGCAAGTCAACGGTCACGGCGCTGATGGAGAGGTTTTATGATGTCACTGCAGGAAGTATAAGGATTGATGGGATAGAGGTTCCTGACCTGGATGCCAGCTGGCTACGAGGAAGAACGATAGGATACATCAACCAA GAACCCACACTCTTTGCTACATCTATCAGAGAAAACATCAGGTATGGGGATCCACAAGCTACAGACACAGAG GTAGAAGAAGCTGCTAAGTTAGCCAATGCTCATGATTTCATCCAAGACTTTCCAAACGGATATGACACAGTCCTAGGGGAGAGAGGAGCTACTATATCAGGCGGTCAGAAACAAAG GATAGCGATTGCAAGGGCATTAATCAAGAGGCCTTCAATATTAATTCTTGATGAAGCAACAAGTGCACTCGATGCAGAAGCTGAGAGACTTGTGCAGGACACTATTAATAAAGTATCAAGAG GTCGTACAGTGCTAATCATTGCTCATCGGCTTAGTACAATACAGAACGCAGATGTTATAGCTGTACTTGCAGATGGCAAAATTCaagag ATTGGCAGTCATACTGAACTAATGAAGAAGAAAGGAATGTATGCTGACCTTGTACACCGGCAAGCTTCTCAGGACTATTAA